In a genomic window of Suricata suricatta isolate VVHF042 chromosome 12, meerkat_22Aug2017_6uvM2_HiC, whole genome shotgun sequence:
- the HYAL1 gene encoding hyaluronidase-1 isoform X2, translated as MKPFSPEVSRDMWADCSRSPMVPNQPFTTIWNANTQWCLEKYGVDVDVSVFDVVANPGQTFRGPDMTIFYSYQLGTYPYYTSTGVPVFGGLPQNASLDTHLARSFRDILAAMPASDFSGLAVIDWEAWRPLWAFNWDAKDIYRQRSRSLVQGQHPDWPAPWVEAAARDQFQEAARAWMAGTLKLGQALRPRGLWGFYGFPDCYNYDFLSPNYTGQCPPGICAQNDQLGWLWGQSRALYPSIYMPAELEGTGKGQMYVRHRVGEAFRVAVGAGDPDLPVLPYAQIFYDGTNRSLPLDELEHSLGESAAQGAAGVVLWVSWENTRTKESCQAIKEYVDTTLGPFILNVTSGALLCSQALCSGHGRCARRPSHPEALLILNPTSFSIQPTPGGGPLTLQGALSLEDRMQMAVEFKCRCYHGWKGAWCEMQDMR; from the exons ATGAAGCCCTTCAGCCCTGAGGTCAGCAGGGACATGTGGGCAGACTG CTCCAGGAGCCCCATGGTACCCAACCAGCCCTTCACCACCATCTGGAACGCAAACACCCAGTGGTGCCTGGAGAAATACGGTGTGGACGTGGATGTCAGTGTCTTTGATGTGGTGGCCAACCCCGGGCAGACCTTCCGTGGCCCTGACATGACCATTTTCTACAGCTACCAGCTGGGCACCTACCCCTACTACACGtctactggggtgcctgtgttTGGTGGCCTGCCCCAAAATGCCAGCCTGGATACCCACCTGGCCCGCTCATTCCGGGACATCCTGGCTGCCATGCCTGCGTCTGACTTCTCAGGGCTGGCAGTCATCGATTGGGAGGCATGGCGCCCACTCTGGGCCTTTAACTGGGACGCCAAGGACATTTATCGGCAGCGCTCACGGTCACTGGTGCAGGGGCAGCATCCCGACTGGCCAGCTCCTTGGGTGGAGGCCGCAGCTAGGGACCAGTTCCAGGAGGCTGCACGGGCCTGGATGGCAGGCACCCTCAAGCTGGGGCAAGCACTGAGGCCTCGTGGCCTCTGGGGCTTCTATGGCTTCCCTGACTGCTATAACTATGACTTTCTAAGCCCCAACTATACAGGCCAGTGCCCCCCAGGTATCTGTGCCCAGAATGACCAGCTGGGGTGGCTGTGGGGTCAGAGCCGTGCCCTCTACCCCAGCATCTACATGCCTGCAGAGCTAGAgggcacagggaagggacagatgtATGTGCGGCACCGTGTAGGTGAGGCATTCCGAGTGGCTGTGGGTGCTGGGGACCCGGATCTGCCAGTGCTGCCCTATGCCCAGATCTTCTACGACGGGACCAACCGCTCTCTGCCCTTG GATGAGCTGGAGCACAGCCTGGGCGAAAGTGCAGCCCAGGGGGCAGCAGGAGTGGTACTCTGGGTGAGCTGGGAGAACACAAGAACCAAG GAATCATGCCAGGCCATCAAGGAGTATGTGGACACCACACTGGGGCCCTTTATCCTCAACGTGACCAGCGGGGCTCTTCTATGCAGTCAAGCCCTGTGCTCAGGCCATGGTCGCTGTGCCAGGCGCCCCAGCCACCCTGAGGCCCTCCTCATCCTCAACCCCACCAGTTTCTCCATCCAGCCCACACCTGGTGGCGGGCCCTTGACCCTACAAGGTGCCCTCTCACTTGAGGATCGGATGCAGATGGCTGTGGAGTTCAAATGTCGCTGCTACCATGGCTGGAAGGGAGCATGGTGTGAGATGCAGGACATGCGGTAA
- the HYAL3 gene encoding hyaluronidase-3 — translation MFPEYQWGQEMASWLWLRALCQLWTGDRQWGTRQTASRSKGQGRQAGIEWFYKNQLGLYPYLGPRGTAHNGGIPQVVPPDRHLARATHQIHLSLECGFAGLAVLDWEEWCPLWAGNWGRRRAYQAASWAWAQRVFPHLNPQEQLYKGRVGFEQAARALMEDTLRLGQALKPHGFWGFYHFPACGNGWHGTASNYTGHCHPATLAHNTQLHWLWAASSALFPSIYLPPKLPPIHHQAFVRYRLEEAFRVAVVGHPHPLPVLAYARLTHRHSGRFLSQDDLVKTIGVSAALGAAGVVLWGDLSLSSSEEKCWHLHNYVVGTLGPYVINVTRAAIACSYQRCHGHGRCAHQDGGQLEAFLHLQPDGRPGAWESFSCRCYQGWAGPICQEPRPEPTPEEAA, via the exons ATGTTTCCTGAGTACCAGTGGGGCCAGGAGATGGCTTCATGGCTgtggctcagagct CTTTGTCAGCTCTGGACTGGGGACAGGCAATGGGGAACTAGACAGACAGCATCTCGATCCAAGGGACAGGGGAGACAGGCAGGCATAGAGTGGTTCTACAAGAACCAGCTCGGCCTCTATCCCTACCTTGGGCCCAGGGGCACAGCTCATAACGGGGGCATCCCCCAGGTTGTCCCTCCTGACCGCCACCTGGCACGGGCTACCCACCAGATCCACCTCAGCCTAGAATGCGGCTTTGCTGGCCTGGCAGTGCTGGACTGGGAAGAGTGGTGCCCACTCTGGGCCGGGAACTGGGGGCGTCGCCGAGCCTACCAGGCAGCCTCATGGGCTTGGGCACAGCGGGTATTCCCCCACTTGAACCCCCAGGAGCAGCTCTACAAGGGCCGTGTTGGCTTTGAACAGGCAGCCCGTGCCCTGATGGAGGACACACTGCGGCTGGGCCAGGCACTGAAGCCACATGGGTTCTGGGGCTTCTATCACTTCCCAGCCTGTGGCAATGGCTGGCATGGTACAGCTTCCAATTACACAGGCCACTGCCACCCAGCCACTCTGGCCCACAACACCCAACTGCATTGGCTCTGGGCTGCCTCCAGCGCCCTCTTCCCCAGCATCTATCTCCCACCCAAGCTGCCACCTATTCATCACCAGGCATTTGTCCGATACCGCCTGGAGGAAGCCTTCCGTGTGGCCGTTGTCGGGCATCCACATCCCCTGCCTGTCCTGGCCTATGCCCGGCTCACACACCGCCATTCTGGGAGGTTCCTGTCCCAG GATGACCTTGTGAAGACCATTGGTGTGAGCGCAGCACTGGGGGCAGCCGGCGTGGTGCTCTGGGGGGACCTGAGCCTCTCCAGCTCTGAG GAGAAGTGCTGGCATCTCCATAACTACGTAGTGGGCACCCTGGGCCCCTATGTAATCAATGTGACCAGGGCAGCCATAGCCTGCAGTTACCAGCGGTGCCATGGCCATGGGCGTTGTGCCCACCAAGACGGAGGACAGCTGGAAGCCTTTCTGCACCTGCAGCCAGATGGGAGGCCTGGAGCTTGGGAGTCCTTTAGCTGCCGTTGTTACCAGGGCTGGGCTGGCCCTATCTGCCAGGAGCCTAGACCTGAGCCTACGCCTGAAGAAGCAGCATAA
- the NAA80 gene encoding N-alpha-acetyltransferase 80 isoform X3 produces MQSELTLRSNLATLTLDPAHQPEKTPAPNLAELTLEPVHCRPELLDACADLINEQWPRSRASRLHSLGQSSDAFPLCLMLLSPSPTPEAAPIVVGHARLSRVLDRPQSLLVETVVVARPLRGRGFGRRLMEGLEVFAQARGFRRLHLTTHDQLQFYAHLGYQLGEPVQGLAFTSRRLPATLLKVFPRAPSPQPPCKASSLTAQTAPRAPKGSSLPPPPPLPEPLTTSPPPPAGPLPKSLLETQYQDLRGCPIFWMEKDI; encoded by the exons ATGCAG TCAGAGTTGACCCTGAGATCCAACCTGGCCACGCTGACCCTGGATCCTGCACACCAGCCAGAGAAGACCCCAGCCCCCAACCTGGCTGAACTGACCCTGGAGCCTGTGCACTGCCGACCTGAGCTCCTGGATGCCTGTGCCGACCTCATCAATGAGCAGTGGCCCCGCAGCCGTGCCTCACGCCTGCACTCCTTGGGCCAGTCCTCAGACGCCTTCCCCCTCTGCCTGATGCTGCtgagccccagccccacacctGAGGCAGCCCCCATTGTGGTGGGGCATGCCCGCCTGTCGCGGGTGCTGGACCGGCCCCAGAGCCTCCTCGTGGAGACAGTGGTTGTGGCCCGACCTCTCAGGGGCCGTGGCTTTGGCCGCCGCCTTATGGAGGGCCTGGAGGTTTTTGCTCAGGCCCGGGGCTTCCGCCGACTACACCTCACCACCCACGACCAGCTACAGTTCTATGCCCACCTGGGCTACCAGCTGGGTGAGCCTGTGCAGGGCCTGGCCTTCACCAGCAGACGGCTGCCTGCCACCCTGCTCAAGGTCTTCCCCAgagccccctctccccagccaccCTGCAAGGCTTCTAGTCTAACTGCCCAAACTGCCCCAAGAGCCCCCAAGGGGTCATCActgccaccacctcctccacTGCCTGAGCCCTTGaccacctcacccccacctcctgcaggACCCCTTCCAAAAAGCCTGCTGGAGACACAATACCAAGACCTGAGAGGATGTCCCATATTCTGGATGGAAAAAGACATCTAA
- the HYAL1 gene encoding hyaluronidase-1 isoform X3, translating into MVPNQPFTTIWNANTQWCLEKYGVDVDVSVFDVVANPGQTFRGPDMTIFYSYQLGTYPYYTSTGVPVFGGLPQNASLDTHLARSFRDILAAMPASDFSGLAVIDWEAWRPLWAFNWDAKDIYRQRSRSLVQGQHPDWPAPWVEAAARDQFQEAARAWMAGTLKLGQALRPRGLWGFYGFPDCYNYDFLSPNYTGQCPPGICAQNDQLGWLWGQSRALYPSIYMPAELEGTGKGQMYVRHRVGEAFRVAVGAGDPDLPVLPYAQIFYDGTNRSLPLDELEHSLGESAAQGAAGVVLWVSWENTRTKESCQAIKEYVDTTLGPFILNVTSGALLCSQALCSGHGRCARRPSHPEALLILNPTSFSIQPTPGGGPLTLQGALSLEDRMQMAVEFKCRCYHGWKGAWCEMQDMR; encoded by the exons ATGGTACCCAACCAGCCCTTCACCACCATCTGGAACGCAAACACCCAGTGGTGCCTGGAGAAATACGGTGTGGACGTGGATGTCAGTGTCTTTGATGTGGTGGCCAACCCCGGGCAGACCTTCCGTGGCCCTGACATGACCATTTTCTACAGCTACCAGCTGGGCACCTACCCCTACTACACGtctactggggtgcctgtgttTGGTGGCCTGCCCCAAAATGCCAGCCTGGATACCCACCTGGCCCGCTCATTCCGGGACATCCTGGCTGCCATGCCTGCGTCTGACTTCTCAGGGCTGGCAGTCATCGATTGGGAGGCATGGCGCCCACTCTGGGCCTTTAACTGGGACGCCAAGGACATTTATCGGCAGCGCTCACGGTCACTGGTGCAGGGGCAGCATCCCGACTGGCCAGCTCCTTGGGTGGAGGCCGCAGCTAGGGACCAGTTCCAGGAGGCTGCACGGGCCTGGATGGCAGGCACCCTCAAGCTGGGGCAAGCACTGAGGCCTCGTGGCCTCTGGGGCTTCTATGGCTTCCCTGACTGCTATAACTATGACTTTCTAAGCCCCAACTATACAGGCCAGTGCCCCCCAGGTATCTGTGCCCAGAATGACCAGCTGGGGTGGCTGTGGGGTCAGAGCCGTGCCCTCTACCCCAGCATCTACATGCCTGCAGAGCTAGAgggcacagggaagggacagatgtATGTGCGGCACCGTGTAGGTGAGGCATTCCGAGTGGCTGTGGGTGCTGGGGACCCGGATCTGCCAGTGCTGCCCTATGCCCAGATCTTCTACGACGGGACCAACCGCTCTCTGCCCTTG GATGAGCTGGAGCACAGCCTGGGCGAAAGTGCAGCCCAGGGGGCAGCAGGAGTGGTACTCTGGGTGAGCTGGGAGAACACAAGAACCAAG GAATCATGCCAGGCCATCAAGGAGTATGTGGACACCACACTGGGGCCCTTTATCCTCAACGTGACCAGCGGGGCTCTTCTATGCAGTCAAGCCCTGTGCTCAGGCCATGGTCGCTGTGCCAGGCGCCCCAGCCACCCTGAGGCCCTCCTCATCCTCAACCCCACCAGTTTCTCCATCCAGCCCACACCTGGTGGCGGGCCCTTGACCCTACAAGGTGCCCTCTCACTTGAGGATCGGATGCAGATGGCTGTGGAGTTCAAATGTCGCTGCTACCATGGCTGGAAGGGAGCATGGTGTGAGATGCAGGACATGCGGTAA
- the IFRD2 gene encoding interferon-related developmental regulator 2, producing the protein MPRARKGSAPRKGGQRRGAGARSSAQADSGSSEDEAVSEARSTTSDCPSLLSIAAEDSLGGDAVDEQGQQEDLEEKLKEYVDCLTDKSAKTRQGALESLRLALASRLLPDFLLERRLTLADALEKCLKKGKGEEQALAAAVLGLLCVQLGPGPKGEELFHSLQPLLVSVLSDGTASPAARLHCASALGLGCYVAAADVQDLVSCLNCLEGVFSRSCVMGGSTAPVVPASLHGLLCAALQAWALLLTVCPSTHISHILDRQLPRLPQLLSSESVNLRIAAGETIALLFELARDLEEDFIYEDMEALCSALRTLATDSNKYRAKADRRRQRSTFRSVLHFVEGGECEEESIRFGLEVLYVDSWARRRAYAAFKDVLGSGMHHHLQNNELLRDIFGLGPVLVLDATALKACKISRFEKHLYNAAAFKARTKARSRVRDKRADIL; encoded by the exons ATGCCCCGCGCCCGTAAGGGCAGCGCGCCCCGCAAGGGAGGCCAGCGCCGCGGAGCGG GTGCCCGGAGCAGTGCCCAAGCTGACTCTGGTTCCAGTGAGGATGAGGCAGTCAGTGAGGCCCGCAGCACCACCAGTGACTGCCCCAGCCTTCTTAGCATTGCAGCAGAGGACAGCCTTG GGGGGGATGCCGTGGATGAGCAGGGCCAGCAGGAAGACCTTGAGGAGAAGTTGAAGGAGTATGTGGACTGCCTCACAGACAAGAG TGCCAAGACCCGGCAGGGTGCTCTTGAGAGCCTTCGCCTGGCCCTGGCATCCCGCTTACTCCCTGACTTCCTGCTGGAACGCCGCCTCACACTGGCTGATGCCTTGGAAAAGTGCCTCAAGAAAG GGAAGGGCGAGGAACAGGCCCTGGCCGCCGCTGTGCTAGGCCTGCTCTGTGTGCAGCTGGGCCCTGGACCCAAGGGCGAGGAGCTATTTCACAGCCTACAGCCTCTCCTGGTCTCTGTGCTCAGTGATGGCACAGCTAGTCCTGCTGCTCGGCTCCAC TGCGCTTCTGCTCTTGGCTTGGGGTGCTATGTGGCTGCTGCCGATGTCCAG GACCTGGTCTCTTGCCTCAACTGCTTGGAAGGTGTTTTCAGCCGGTCCTGTGTTATGGGTGGCTCCACAGCCCCTGTGGTCCCTGCCAGCCTGCATGGCCTGCTCTGTGCTGCCCTGCAGGCCTGGGCTTTGCTACTCACAGTCTGCCCTAGCACCCATATCAGCCACATCCTGGACAG gCAGCTGCCCCGGCTGCCCCAGCTCTTGTCCAGCGAAAGTGTGAACCTGCGAATTGCTGCCGGCGAGACCATCGCACTGCTCTTTGAGCTTGCCCGGGACCTTGAG GAGGATTTTATCTACGAGGACATGGAGGCCCTCTGCAGTGCCCTGCGAACCCTGGCCACCGACAGCAACAAGTACCGTGCCAAGGCTGACCGCCGGCGGCAGCGCTCCACTTTCCGCTCTGTGCTGCACTTTGTCGAG GGCGGTGAGTGTGAGGAAGAGTCCATCCGCTTTGGGCTGGAGGTGCTCTATGTGGACAGCTGGGCTCGGCGCCGCGCCTATGCTGCCTTCAAGGACGTGCTAGGATCGGGCATGCACCACCATCTCCAG AACAATGAGCTACTCCGTGACATCTTTGGCTTGGGTCCCGTGCTGGTGCTGGATGCCACTGCCCTGAAGGCCTGCAAGATCTCACGTTTTGAGAAG
- the NAA80 gene encoding N-alpha-acetyltransferase 80 isoform X2, whose product MRERETEAQKTLPPLPESELTLRSNLATLTLDPAHQPEKTPAPNLAELTLEPVHCRPELLDACADLINEQWPRSRASRLHSLGQSSDAFPLCLMLLSPSPTPEAAPIVVGHARLSRVLDRPQSLLVETVVVARPLRGRGFGRRLMEGLEVFAQARGFRRLHLTTHDQLQFYAHLGYQLGEPVQGLAFTSRRLPATLLKVFPRAPSPQPPCKASSLTAQTAPRAPKGSSLPPPPPLPEPLTTSPPPPAGPLPKSLLETQYQDLRGCPIFWMEKDI is encoded by the exons AT gagagagagggaaaccgaggcacagaagACACTGCCGCCTCTTCCTGAG TCAGAGTTGACCCTGAGATCCAACCTGGCCACGCTGACCCTGGATCCTGCACACCAGCCAGAGAAGACCCCAGCCCCCAACCTGGCTGAACTGACCCTGGAGCCTGTGCACTGCCGACCTGAGCTCCTGGATGCCTGTGCCGACCTCATCAATGAGCAGTGGCCCCGCAGCCGTGCCTCACGCCTGCACTCCTTGGGCCAGTCCTCAGACGCCTTCCCCCTCTGCCTGATGCTGCtgagccccagccccacacctGAGGCAGCCCCCATTGTGGTGGGGCATGCCCGCCTGTCGCGGGTGCTGGACCGGCCCCAGAGCCTCCTCGTGGAGACAGTGGTTGTGGCCCGACCTCTCAGGGGCCGTGGCTTTGGCCGCCGCCTTATGGAGGGCCTGGAGGTTTTTGCTCAGGCCCGGGGCTTCCGCCGACTACACCTCACCACCCACGACCAGCTACAGTTCTATGCCCACCTGGGCTACCAGCTGGGTGAGCCTGTGCAGGGCCTGGCCTTCACCAGCAGACGGCTGCCTGCCACCCTGCTCAAGGTCTTCCCCAgagccccctctccccagccaccCTGCAAGGCTTCTAGTCTAACTGCCCAAACTGCCCCAAGAGCCCCCAAGGGGTCATCActgccaccacctcctccacTGCCTGAGCCCTTGaccacctcacccccacctcctgcaggACCCCTTCCAAAAAGCCTGCTGGAGACACAATACCAAGACCTGAGAGGATGTCCCATATTCTGGATGGAAAAAGACATCTAA
- the NAA80 gene encoding N-alpha-acetyltransferase 80 isoform X1, whose protein sequence is MVSRSPVPSDPTHQIELILSASPAELTLDPACQSELTLRSNLATLTLDPAHQPEKTPAPNLAELTLEPVHCRPELLDACADLINEQWPRSRASRLHSLGQSSDAFPLCLMLLSPSPTPEAAPIVVGHARLSRVLDRPQSLLVETVVVARPLRGRGFGRRLMEGLEVFAQARGFRRLHLTTHDQLQFYAHLGYQLGEPVQGLAFTSRRLPATLLKVFPRAPSPQPPCKASSLTAQTAPRAPKGSSLPPPPPLPEPLTTSPPPPAGPLPKSLLETQYQDLRGCPIFWMEKDI, encoded by the exons ATGGTCTCCAGGTCACCTGTGCCATCAG ACCCTACACACCAGATAGAGCTGATCCTGAGTGCCAGCCCAGCCGAGCTGACCTTGGATCCTGCATGCCAGTCAGAGTTGACCCTGAGATCCAACCTGGCCACGCTGACCCTGGATCCTGCACACCAGCCAGAGAAGACCCCAGCCCCCAACCTGGCTGAACTGACCCTGGAGCCTGTGCACTGCCGACCTGAGCTCCTGGATGCCTGTGCCGACCTCATCAATGAGCAGTGGCCCCGCAGCCGTGCCTCACGCCTGCACTCCTTGGGCCAGTCCTCAGACGCCTTCCCCCTCTGCCTGATGCTGCtgagccccagccccacacctGAGGCAGCCCCCATTGTGGTGGGGCATGCCCGCCTGTCGCGGGTGCTGGACCGGCCCCAGAGCCTCCTCGTGGAGACAGTGGTTGTGGCCCGACCTCTCAGGGGCCGTGGCTTTGGCCGCCGCCTTATGGAGGGCCTGGAGGTTTTTGCTCAGGCCCGGGGCTTCCGCCGACTACACCTCACCACCCACGACCAGCTACAGTTCTATGCCCACCTGGGCTACCAGCTGGGTGAGCCTGTGCAGGGCCTGGCCTTCACCAGCAGACGGCTGCCTGCCACCCTGCTCAAGGTCTTCCCCAgagccccctctccccagccaccCTGCAAGGCTTCTAGTCTAACTGCCCAAACTGCCCCAAGAGCCCCCAAGGGGTCATCActgccaccacctcctccacTGCCTGAGCCCTTGaccacctcacccccacctcctgcaggACCCCTTCCAAAAAGCCTGCTGGAGACACAATACCAAGACCTGAGAGGATGTCCCATATTCTGGATGGAAAAAGACATCTAA
- the HYAL1 gene encoding hyaluronidase-1 isoform X1 yields the protein MKPFSPEVSLEPPCAMAVHLLPIYTLFLTLLDKTHSSRSPMVPNQPFTTIWNANTQWCLEKYGVDVDVSVFDVVANPGQTFRGPDMTIFYSYQLGTYPYYTSTGVPVFGGLPQNASLDTHLARSFRDILAAMPASDFSGLAVIDWEAWRPLWAFNWDAKDIYRQRSRSLVQGQHPDWPAPWVEAAARDQFQEAARAWMAGTLKLGQALRPRGLWGFYGFPDCYNYDFLSPNYTGQCPPGICAQNDQLGWLWGQSRALYPSIYMPAELEGTGKGQMYVRHRVGEAFRVAVGAGDPDLPVLPYAQIFYDGTNRSLPLDELEHSLGESAAQGAAGVVLWVSWENTRTKESCQAIKEYVDTTLGPFILNVTSGALLCSQALCSGHGRCARRPSHPEALLILNPTSFSIQPTPGGGPLTLQGALSLEDRMQMAVEFKCRCYHGWKGAWCEMQDMR from the exons ATGAAGCCCTTCAGCCCTGAG GTTTCCCTAGAACCACCCTGTGCCATGGCAGTCCACCTGCTTCCCATCTACACCCTCTTCCTGACTTTGCTCGACAAAACCCACAGCTCCAGGAGCCCCATGGTACCCAACCAGCCCTTCACCACCATCTGGAACGCAAACACCCAGTGGTGCCTGGAGAAATACGGTGTGGACGTGGATGTCAGTGTCTTTGATGTGGTGGCCAACCCCGGGCAGACCTTCCGTGGCCCTGACATGACCATTTTCTACAGCTACCAGCTGGGCACCTACCCCTACTACACGtctactggggtgcctgtgttTGGTGGCCTGCCCCAAAATGCCAGCCTGGATACCCACCTGGCCCGCTCATTCCGGGACATCCTGGCTGCCATGCCTGCGTCTGACTTCTCAGGGCTGGCAGTCATCGATTGGGAGGCATGGCGCCCACTCTGGGCCTTTAACTGGGACGCCAAGGACATTTATCGGCAGCGCTCACGGTCACTGGTGCAGGGGCAGCATCCCGACTGGCCAGCTCCTTGGGTGGAGGCCGCAGCTAGGGACCAGTTCCAGGAGGCTGCACGGGCCTGGATGGCAGGCACCCTCAAGCTGGGGCAAGCACTGAGGCCTCGTGGCCTCTGGGGCTTCTATGGCTTCCCTGACTGCTATAACTATGACTTTCTAAGCCCCAACTATACAGGCCAGTGCCCCCCAGGTATCTGTGCCCAGAATGACCAGCTGGGGTGGCTGTGGGGTCAGAGCCGTGCCCTCTACCCCAGCATCTACATGCCTGCAGAGCTAGAgggcacagggaagggacagatgtATGTGCGGCACCGTGTAGGTGAGGCATTCCGAGTGGCTGTGGGTGCTGGGGACCCGGATCTGCCAGTGCTGCCCTATGCCCAGATCTTCTACGACGGGACCAACCGCTCTCTGCCCTTG GATGAGCTGGAGCACAGCCTGGGCGAAAGTGCAGCCCAGGGGGCAGCAGGAGTGGTACTCTGGGTGAGCTGGGAGAACACAAGAACCAAG GAATCATGCCAGGCCATCAAGGAGTATGTGGACACCACACTGGGGCCCTTTATCCTCAACGTGACCAGCGGGGCTCTTCTATGCAGTCAAGCCCTGTGCTCAGGCCATGGTCGCTGTGCCAGGCGCCCCAGCCACCCTGAGGCCCTCCTCATCCTCAACCCCACCAGTTTCTCCATCCAGCCCACACCTGGTGGCGGGCCCTTGACCCTACAAGGTGCCCTCTCACTTGAGGATCGGATGCAGATGGCTGTGGAGTTCAAATGTCGCTGCTACCATGGCTGGAAGGGAGCATGGTGTGAGATGCAGGACATGCGGTAA